The Nostoc sp. PCC 7524 nucleotide sequence AAAAACATATAAACATTATTATTAGATATATAGAGTTAAATATATCCATAACTAAGAAATGTATAACTATCTCATTCTAGAGAATAAAACAGCAGCTTCTTACGAAAACTTAACTTATCCTATTTTTAGGACACGCTTAAAAACATTAGATTCTGATGAGTCTATAATTGCTTTGGCTGTAAACCTGGATTCAAAACCAATTGGACTTGCTTTAGCTGAAATATTAACAGTAGAAAATAAAAAAATAGCCTCAATTCTTTCGTTGTTTGTAGTACCAGAACACCGAGGATGTACTATAGGTAAAAACTTATTGATTCATATTGAAGATATACTTCGTCAGCAGGCTTGTTCACTAATTAGTGTGATTTATGTTAATAATTCCACAAACCCATATTGGGAAAAAATATTAAAACAACTTAACTGGTCTACTCCACAAATACGGAGGTTCATTTGCTCTGGCTCGATAATTAATATTAAAGATGCTGCTTGGTTAAAAGTAGCTAATGCCTTATCTCCTAAATATACCATTTTTCCTTGGGTGAAGTTGACTAAACAAGAACGAGATTTAATTCAAAGACAGCAAGCTGTTGCCAATTGGTATCCAGAAGAACTTTCTCCTTGGGAAGAAGAAGAGAAGATTGAGCCATTGAACAGTTTGGGCTTACGCTTTCAAGACCAAGTGATTGGTTGGATAGTAACGCACAGAATTACTATTGATACAATCAGATACAACAGATTGTTTGTCCGGCAAGATTTAGAACCTTTAGGTCTTGGTGGTGTATTGTTAGCAAAAGCCATTCAGCTTCAATTAGAGAGTATGAAAGATAGCAAAGCGGTTTTTGTTGTCAATACCAATAACACACCAATGGTTAAATTTCTCCATAGACGATTAGCTCCATATCTTGATTCTCTACGCCAATCTTGGGAAAGTTTCAAAGTTTTGGATTGATTAGTTGTTGCGACTGGAACGGTGCTACAGTCAAGAGCTAGAAAGCAAAATTAAGTGTTAGACGGAATTTTAAGCCTTGTGTGTACACTATAGCTTTTTAAGGGGGATTTAGAGGGATCTGAAAAGTTTTGCTACCAATAACAGGACTTTTCAAACATCCTCTTAGGCATCCAGATACTCACACCCCTTTAAAAAGAGACATAAATGTTTTATTTAAAGTACAAAAAGAATATCTGGAAGTATTGTTTCAATAAAACTAATCAAGTTAAGTGTTATCCAGGTCACTTTATTTTGTGAATTTTTAAGGAAGGATTGGAGAAAAATATGCCTGATATCAAAATAAACAATCTTCAACCAATGGCAGAATATGAAGAACTGTCAGATTTGGAATTAGAGTCCGTAGTCGGTGGTATTGGTCCCTTTGCTTTTGTGGCACTGTTTGCGGCAGCAGCTTGTTTCTTGAGAGAAAAGCATGAATTATGAGTATTGCCTTTATACGGGTTTTTTATCGTAAGAATATTTACCGCTATTTTCCATAAATGCGATCGCCTATTTTCGGTAAAAATTCCATAAATATATTATTTCCGCATATTGTTTATTTAAGTATATTTTCTGACGTTAATAATAATGATTATTGCTTACCCTAAGTATAGTATTTGAACTTAGAGTAAAAATGTCACTATCAACTACTGACCAAATAAACTACCAGTTTTTACTCCTCACCCATATGGTGTGTGCTGACGGACAAATTCACAGTGAAGAATCAAAAGCACTGCAAGATTTGGGACAGCAAGCCAAAATGGGAACACGTACCCTTGAGGAGATGGAGAAAATACTCAATCAAGATAAAGGTTTCATATCTCTTGAAGAGGTAGCGCGTCACATCCCCACCAAGGAGAAAAGTGAGGCGATACGACAAATACTAGCAATTGCTTATGTTGATGGTTACTGTTCACCTTCAGAAAAGGAAATGGTTAACTATGTTGCAAAAATTTGGAATTGGTCAGACACAGAAATTACAAACTTGCTAGAAGGAGCAAAAAAATTTAGCACAGTTCAAAATATTTATAGCGATATCGAAAAATACGAACTATCTGTAGGTGCGCGTCTTTTAAAGGGGGTAGATTCACTTTTATCACGCGCTATTGTGGATAATTTAACACAAATTGCACCTAAGAATCTCGGAGATAAAGTAAAGAAACTGCGGAAAGAAATACTACTATCTGGGGCTGAATATGAAAAAGCTACTCAAAAATGTAAATCAATAGCAACTGAAGACTACAAATATACAGATAACTCACTTCACATTGCTTATACTACTCTTGAAAATCTAGTAGAAAATATTCAACAAACTACTGAATCAATACATAAAACAACAAGTAATAAAGGACAAGCTAATACAGCTAAGGAAGTAGCACAACAGCTTGAAGTTACAAAAAATGCTCTCTCGGCTGAAGTTATCAAAAAACTGGAAGGAGTACGTGAATCACTCCGATCAAAACAACGTGCTTTAAATTATTTTAGTATCGCCTTTATGGGCAAAACTAAAGCTGGTAAAAGCACTCTCCATGCAATTATTACGGGCGATGGTTGGGAAGCAATTGGTGTTGGTAAACAGCGTACTACTCGTTTGAACCGCGTTTATGAATGGAAAAATATTCGGATTATTGACACTCCTGGTATTGGTGCGCCTGGTGGAGCAAGTGATGAAGAGATTGCTGAAAGAATTATCGAAGAATCTGATGTTATCTGCTATGTAGTTACAAATGATAGTGTTCAAGAAACTGAATTTAAATTTTTAGAACTTCTAAAGGAAAAAGCAAAACCACTGATTATCTTATTAAATATTAAGAATAATCTCCGTGACCAGCGCAGATTAGATTATTTCTTGCAAGATCCAGACAAGCTATTTGTTATGGATAGTAGTAGTGGTTTAGGCGGACATATTGAACGCATTCGTCGCTACGCCAAAAATCATTATGCTAATGATTATTTTGATATTATTCCTGTGATGCTCTTAGCTGCACAAATGTCACAAGAACCAGAGCATCAAGACAATCAAGAAAAGCTGTTTCAAGGAAGCCATATACAAGAGCTTCTTGATGCTATTCGAGTGTCGTTAGCCGAGCATGGAGTGATTCGGCGTTCTCAAACTCTACTTGGTTCTACTGTTAGCGCAATTGAAACTCCAAATGAATGGGTGAATGAACAGATAAAAGTTTATCAAGATTTGATTAATAATTTAAAAAATATGCGTGATAAGTTTCAAAAAGACATCGCAAAAGCAGCTAGAAAGAATCACGAATACTTATTCCAACAAATTAAAACTACCTTTAAAGAGGTATTCGATATAATTCAACCTTTTGCAGAAGAAAATTGGAATGTTGAACAAAGCCAGTTGAACTCCAAATTGAAAGATAAACCCGAAATATTAAATATTGAAGGAAAATTAAATATAGCTTTTAAAGAATGTGAAGAAAAATTTAATAAAGACGTGCAAGAAATACTAAGGGAAATAGGTAATGAATTGCAAAATATAGCTAGATTAAAGTTCGGTAATGTTAACTTAAACGAGCAAGACAGTATCCCCTATAAAGATATGCTACGTTTTAGTGGTAAATTATTAGGAGTATTAGGAGCGTCGGCATTTTTATTTGCTGCACCTGTTGGAATTTTTCTAGGAGTTACTGGTGCTTGTTTACATTTAATTTCTAATTTTCTCAAATCTGAGGAGCAAAAACGCCGTGAAGCTGTAGAAAATATTCGTAACTCTCTAAACAATCAATTCAAAAGTGAACTAGAAAAAACTCTGAAAAATGCCGAAGAGTCTTTCAGTAAATATTCTAAGGATGTAGAAAGTAATATTAGCAATTACTTCAATGAACTAATTGAAAGCTTAGAAGTAATTATCAAGCATCTAGAAAATACTCAAAATAAATTAGATGGCTGTGCTGAAAATCTTAATCGTGCTTATGCCAAACGTATTGTAGATTGGTGTGCAGATAAATATGAACCGTTGACTGATGAAGGTATTCTCACAACTATTGCTCAGGTAGATAGAGATTTTGGACGAAACATCAAAATCCAAACTAAATCTGAGTTTAAGTCTAAAAGATTCCAGAAAATAATTAACCAGGTTTTACAAGAAGACATCTCTATTATCTCAGTCAAGTCTTCTGAACAAACATTTGGCAACCTACAGCATAAAACCTAAATATTAGTTAATGACACTATAGGAATCTGGTTTGACTTGTGAAAGGTTAGTAGTGAGAACTTTAGTTCTCTCTACGAGATGCTCCGTGAAAAAAAGGACTAAAGTCCTTACTACGAACTGAATCCTATGATTTTTACATTGCTTCACATAGTTTAGTTTTTTCTAGTCGTTCTACTTATGTTTTGTTGCACAGTTCTAAAAAGGAGTTAAAAATGGTTCAAAATAATATAGTTTTTAATGCTGCTGAGATCGCTAATAAATTTAGTGAAGCAAGCCGTCGGTTTGATAATATCTTAGTTGAAGCAAAGCATCCTGAATTGACAGCTATTCGTCATAAACTTCATGATGAAACCAATAAATATCGTGAAAATGGTATGATGACTGTAGCTTTTATCGGTCAATATAATGCTGGTAAATCAACAACTATCTCTGCACTAACAGGAAAGCGTGATATTAAGATTGATTCAGATATTGCAACTGATAAAACTACTAGCTATGACTGGAATGGTATTAAGTTAATAGATACACCAGGATTATTTACAGACCGCAAAGACCATGATGATATTACTTATGATGCAATCAATAAAGCCGACTTATTAGTTTTCAGCCTCACTTATATGCTTTTTGATTCAATCACAGTAGAAAATTTTAAAAAGCTAGCTTATGAAAAAGGCTATCGCTGGAAAATGATGCTGCTCATCAATAAAATGTCTGATGAAGCTGGAGACGAAGCACAAAAAATTGCTAATTATCGCCAAAGTTTAGCTGATGCACTTAAGCCTCATAGTCTTGATGAATTTCCTGTGTGCTTTATTGATGCTAAGGATTATTGTGAAGGTATAGATCAAAAAGAGGATTTTTTGATTGACATTAGCCGCTTTCCAACATTTATTGATGCTTTAAATAATTTTGTTAAAAGCCGTGCTACACTTGCCCGTTATGATACACCAGTCAGAATTATTTTAGCGACTTTAGACGAAGCTCAATTAAGCTTTACACGCAATTCTAATCAAGACACGGCATTTCTAGAAGTAATGGCACGTTTGTCGCGTACAGTACGTAAAGAGAGAGAACGTCTACGAATCAAATTTAATAGTATAGCCCTAGCAATGTCTTCTGCAATTTCTCAAGAGGGCATTAAGTTGGCATATTCCGTGGGAACAATGACTCAGGAAGATTTTGAAAAGCTGAATCACCAAACTGAGCTAAATGTAGAAAAACACTATACAGATGCTACAGAACAACTAAAAAACTTAGTCGAATCAGCAATTAAAGAGATTAGTCAAGAAGTAGAAGAAGTGTTACAAAGTAATCTTGTGCAAACTTTTATAACTTGCTTGGACAATACTGAAAGACTATCGGCTAAGAATGTTAATAATAATATAAGTATTGAACATCTACAAAATCAAGTAAAGTCTCTGCAACAAATTGGTGAACTGTTAGGTGTTCATTGGGAAAAATTTACTGCTGGGAGGGTAGCGGCTAGTGGTCAAGGTTTTTTAAATGCCTCAAATGTAGCTGGTAGTAATCTCCATCATGTAGTTTATGGTGTAGGAAAATTTATTGGTGTAGATTTCAAGCCTTGGCAAGCTGTTGGTATCGCCAAAGAATTTGCTAATTTTGCTATGTTTCTTGCACCTATAATAGCAGTAGTTGGTGTGCTTGCAGATTTTCATGCTATGCAACAAGAAGCTGAAAGACAAGAGAAAATGGCTGAAGCTCGTCGAGAGATTACTAGCTATTTTATGAGTGTTGCCAAGAGTCTTGAAAATCAAATAGATAGTATATTTAGGGATGTAGATTTACAAATCTACGGAGAAATTGATAAGCAAATTTTTGCTGCACGCCAACATGAAGAAAATGCGATCGCACTTTCTAACACTTGGGTAAAACAACTCACTCAAATTCGTCAAGATTTTGAGTCTATTCTTCGCTACATTAACCAAGTGATGGAAAATCACCAAGCCTGACATCATCAACTTTTAAAACCGTCCATTCCCTTGAATAATATGTTTGGCAGTAGTCAGAGTCTCTAAACTAATAAATCCCCGACGGTGGCCTTTTTGATTGGACATCCCTAAAAATACTGAGTCTCCCCGTGAAGGGTTACGAGAAAACCGGGGGGATGTGTTGATATAAGTTGATGCACTGTGAACACCTAACGCAAACTGCCTACTTTCTTGATAGGATTCAGTGGCAATTGAGTCAGCATGACCGCTACTATATTGATTAATCCAAGCGATCGCACCTTCTAGGCTATCCACCAATTTAAATGCTACTGTCTTGGTTAAATAAGCACATCCCCATTCATTGTCTTTTGCTAGCTGTAATTGTGGGAAGGCTTCTACTAATTCTGCGTCACCTTTGAGTTCAAAGCCTTTTTCTTTCAAACTATTCCATAGCACTGCCAAGGATGATGGCATGGCTTGACGGTGAATCAACACTTTTTCAATCGCATTAACGGGATCTGGTTCGCTGTCATGGCTATCAATAATCATCCACCGCACCATCTCTAGACTGCCATTGAGTGACCAGTAAAGGTAACAATTACCCATTGCTGACTTTAACACTGGACAGGTGGCTTGCCGCATTACCTGCTGTACTAAACTAGAACGGCCGTAGGGAATGGCTAAATTGACATATTGGTCTTGGGTAACTAAATCACGAATGGAAGCCCCATGTTCTGCGGTAATTAGTTCTATACAACCTGCTGGTAAACCAACTTCCGCAAGTGCGTGTTGTAAAACTTCAGAAATAGCAGCGTTAGAGTGACTAGCTTCTGTACTGCCTTTGAGGATGATACTATTACCAGTTTTAATACACAAAGCCGCCGCGATCGCGCCTAAATCTGGAAAGGCTTCATAAATAAACCCAATCACTCCCAAGGGCATTAATTGGGAGTAACTTTGAGAGTCTTCTGGTTGATAGTCGGCGTTTCTGACGCGCCGTAGTGGATCTGAAAGTTCTCCCAACCTTTGGAGAATTTCTACGGTTGTTTCTAGTCTTGTGGGAGTTAGCTTCAGCCAATCCAAAATCAATTCTGGCACTGCCATTTCCCGACTAGCTTCCAAATCCAAGGTGTTGGCTTCTAAAATGTCGTCAAATGATTGCTCTAGAGCCTGTGCCATTGCTAACACAGCGCGACTGCGATCAGTTCCCTTAGTAGTGCCTAACTTCAGGGACGCTTGATAAGCGCGTTTGGCGCTTTTCATGGGTTCGGGTGAATCATCCAAAGGTGGAACAGTCATTGAATTATCGTCTGTAGGTAAGCCAGACCATGAGTGCTGGCAGGATAGCCAACAATACTGCCACCATTGCCCAAGCAATAATGCTAGAACCATTTGCTAGTCGCAGTGCTAATGGTAGCCATATAATCACTAGCACGAAAATAACGCCTAATGCTATAGGTAAATAGCTTTCTGTCAATTTGGGATGAACAACATTCCAGCTATTCCCTGTCCAGCGCCAAGCACGCTTATAGGGATAGGTAGTGGAAAGTTGTTCTAGCACATGGCCATTCTCTTCTACGACAAAGATTTGCTGACAGCGATCGCAACCAAATGCTTCTGTCAGCGTAATCGGAACTAACCGTCCCTTGCGGCGACAGGGACAGGGATACTCGGAGTTAAAATCGATTTTTTCGGGTTTTTTAGATTGCACAAGCGTTCTAATTACTTGAGCGTGGTTTCTAGAAGTTTTGAGAGTCTAATCCCTGGGTAAATTCTGAGGGTTTCTCTCTGATTAACTGTTGATATTAAGTCACAAACTCAGGCACATACAGCCAATTTTTGTAGTAGCGAATGTAGCTAACTCATGGTGTTGTGTCTGTTGTGGGAATTTAGCACTGTTGGTGTTCCGGCTGTTCTAGTAGTAATCTTGTTTAAAAATTTCTGTAGTTTCATCTGAATGTTCAAATTTAATGTATCTGCATTTTTTGAGCATTGACTACGTTGGCGAGTTTGATATATTTCTAAGCTTACGTGGCAAACACTCTGAAGACAACCCATTTAGTTAAGATGTATCCAAGAGCTAACCATTGGTTTGGCTGAGAAATTTCTCCTCAGTTATCTCTGGAATAACTCCAACTCCTTGTTCTATTATCAAGGTTCTTTGTAGTCTTCCTTAAGTATTGTGATGCAATCCCACTCACAGATTTTAGGAGAATTTTGGTCAGCAGGTATTGTTTACACATCCGCCAATTTCTGCACTTCTTTCCCTAGATAGATTTTGGCTATCTTGACTACCAAAAAACAGAATTCTGCACCTGACAACACTGTTAATTGAAGCTACTTTGCATCCAGTGCAATACACTATCCAAAGTCTGGTGGCAAGATCATAGGTTGTCAGTTTGCATTGCCACTTTGAAACGAGACATTAATCTCAGAAGCGGGTAACGCGATTCGAACGCGCGACATTCACCTTGGCAAGGTGACGCTCTACCACTGAGCTATACCCGCAAACCTCACTTTATTAATATCTCAGAATTTTTGAGATTTGTCAACTACTGCCACACAAATTTTTGATTGCTGAGTTCTCTAGCATCAGAATTCAGCAATCATCACACCTGTCAACTCACTTCTTCAGACTCAGAGGTTAATGTGCTGACGCTGGACTTGGGAAAAGCTGCTGGCAAAGATTGGGGATTGTGAGCGTAGGCATCTGTCAAGTTAGAGCGCAATTGCCGCATCAAGCTGGCCATTTCTAGGGCATTCATGGCATAATCCCAACCATGATTACTTTTGATCCCAGCCCTTTCTAGAGCTTGCTGCATAGTATCTACCGTCAAAATCCCAAAAATCACGGGTACTCCAGTTTGAAAACTAGCAGCCGCAATTCCTTTAGCGACTTCGGAAGATACATAATCAAAATGGGGCGTTTGTCCGCGAATGACTGCACCCAGACAAATGACTGCATCATAACGGTGAGAAAGAGCTAGTTGACGAGCAACAAGAGGTACTTCAAAACTGCCAGGAACCCAAACATAATCTACCTGATCCCCGTGAGGGTTAGGATCTACACCATGACGCTTCAAGCAATCTTGACATCCTTCTAGCAACTTTCCGGTTACAAGGTCATTGAATCGACCGATAACCACTGCCAAACGCAAAGGTTCTGCTTGAGTGAAAGTTCCCTCAAAAACTGCCATGACTGCCTCTTATCATTAACTATACTCTTGCCAATATACATTTCTTCTCTAAAAGTAGAAGAGCAGGAGGACACAATTAGGTACAAAGAACCAAGAAAAATGGGTCAATTCATCTTGTATCTTTATACCTGTACTGGTGGCTCTCCTGCCCCTATTGCATTGTTGCTACTAGATGTGCTACAGCGAGATGTTCTCTTAAACCACAAAAAAGTTTAATAGTCCCACCAATAGCACCAAAGCGATCCAAACTCCAGAGCCTAGCCAGAGTAGTTTTTTAGATTCAACCCAGTTTTGGGGAGTGGCATAGGCAACAGGTACGCCAACAACCAGGACAAAAGACATTAGTACAAGAGCTACTAGAGCAAATTGGAATATTATGGTCATTTTTACTTCTCCCAAGACAGCAAAATACTGAAGGAAATTCTAAAGATAGAATAGCCTAAAGGACGACACTGACATTTTCCCTTATTTGTAAGCTATCAGAAATTGTCACAATTTAGTTAATAGTCCATAGTCAATAGTCCATAGTCAATAGTCCATAGTCCATAGGTGTTAAGATTTGTAACTCTTGATCGGTATGGTCATGAGGCATTGCTTAATTTTCTATGTTCTATCCCCAATCTCAAAACACAAGTCTGTTATTGACTATTGACTGTTGACTGTTAACTGTTGACTATTGAATATTGACTATGGATGTAATTCTTTGTCACACTACCGCCGATTTTGATGCTTTAGGGGCAGCCGTCGGGCTAACTTGTCTACTACCGGGCAGTAAAATTGTGTTAACAGGTGGCGCTCATCCACCTGTACGGGATTTTTTGGCACTGCATCGAGATGAATATCCACTGATTGAAAGACGTTCGGTAAATCCAGACAAAATTCGTTCGGTGACAGTTGTTGATACCCAACAGCGCGATCGCTTGGGTAAAGCTGCTGAGTGGTTAAATTTACCACACATTAAAAATATTACAGTCTATGACCATCACCTCGGTCAAGAGTCTGATATTCCGGCTCAAGAGTTTCACATTGCTGATGTCGGAGCAACCACAACTCTGATCGCCGAGAAATTACAACAAAATCATATCTCTCTCACTCCTGCTCAAGCCACGGTGATGGCTTTGGGGATTCATGTCGATACTGGTTCTCTTACCTATGACCAATCTACGCCACGGGATGCGGTGGCTTTGGCTTGGTTGATGCAACACGGAGCTAGTTTATCGGTAATCTCTAATTATCGTGATCCCGGCTTATCTCGCCAATTACAACAACTGTTAACTACAGCCTTAGAAAAATTAGAATATCTGTGTTTACGTGGTTATACTATTGCTTGGGTAACTTTAAAGACAGAAAACTTTGTACCAGGTTTATCAAGTTTGGCATCGCAACTGGTAGAGTTAACCGAAATTGATGCTTTACTATTGGCGGCTGAATATCCCTTAAGTGAAGATGAATCAAGGTTGACAGTAATTGGGCGATCGCAAATTCCTGGTGTACATCTTGACTTATTATTTCAAACATTTGGCGGTGGAGGTCATTCCCAAGCATCATCGCTCAACTTACGCAAAGTCAATACACAAGATGTCTTGCAAACACTCCTAAACGGCATAAAAACTAGTATCCCTCATCCCCAGACTGCCAGAGATTTAATGTCTTCCCCAGTCCGCACGATTCGCCCAGAAACCACCATTGCCGAAGCACAAAGGATTTTGTTGCGTTATGGACACTCTGGCTTATCTGTAGTTGATACCGCAGATCAACTTGTAGGAGTAATTTCTCGACGGGATTTAGATATTGCTTTGCATCACGGCTTTAGTCATGCACCAGTCAAGGGTTACATGACTACAAATTTAAAGACAATTACCCCAGATACAACGCTGCCACAAATTGAGTCCTTAATGGTGACTTATGATATTGGACGCTTACCAGTGTTAGATAGTGGGCAGCTAGTCGGTATTGTCACTCGTACTGATGTCCTGAGAGAATTACATCAAGCCCATGAGGAAAGAGACAGATGGGAAGATGGTGAGACAGGAAGATGGGGAGATAGGGAAGTCAGAATTCCCACATTAACAGAATTGCGCGTTCGCCTAACTCCCCAGCTATGGGAATTACTCAGCACAGCCTCCCAAGCCGCAGAAAAACGCGGTTGGCATCTCTATTTAGTAGGTGGTGCGGTACGAGACTTACTCTTGGCAGAAGCAGCAGCCGGGAGTCTCATGATTACAGATATTGATTTAGTAGTTGATGGTTTTCATCAAGCCGCAGATGTAGGTGCAGGTGTAGAACTAGCAAAAGCACTCCAAGAAATTTACCCAACCGCCCGCTTAGAAATTCATGGTGCTTTTCAAACGGCGGCTTTGTTGTGGCACAAAGATCCCGAATTAGATTCCTTGTGGGTTGATATTGCCACCGCCAGAACAGAATTCTATCCTTACCCAGCAGCCAATCCAGAAGTAGAAGCCAGTTCTATTCGTCAAGACTTATATCGTCGAGACTTTACTATTAATGCCCTAGCTTTGCGCTTGACTTCTCCCCGTGCTGGTGAACTACTCGATTTCTTCGGGGGGTTGCTGGATTTACAAGCCAAGCAAATTCGAGTGCTGCACGCTAACAGTTTTATCGAAGATCCCACCCGTATTTATCGCGGTGTCCGCTTTGCTGTGCGTTTTGGATTTAACATTGAATCACGCACCGAAGAGTATATCCACTATGCTATCAACAGTGGTGTTTACGATCGCACCGCCCAAACTAACAACAAAACCCCAGCCCTACAAACGCGACTCAAAGCCGAACTGAAACACATCCTCGAAGCACCCTACTGGCAACCAGCTTTACAATTACTCGACAATTTAGGGGCTTTACAGTGCATCCATCCCACCCTCAAACTAGATCATCAACTTATCCGACAATTACGTTTACTAGAACGCTGTTTGCAAAAGTTTGATACTGCCCAAACTTTCACGCCTTGGCAAATGCGTTTAGAAGTATTAATTGCCCATCTAGCCCCCAAATATCGGCATAAAGTAGCGAAAAATTTACAATTGCAAGATGACAGTATCAAACGCTTGCAAAACTTAGCCACAGCTGAAACTGAAGTAATTACGTCTTTGCCTGAATGTGAACGCCCCAGTCAAATAGTGCAGCTACTCCGCAAATACGATTTAGAAACGTTAATTTTAGTTGCCTTGCAGAGTCAGAGAAAATTCAGACAGCAAATCTGGCATTATTTAACAGTTTTAGCTCATGTCCACCCAATTATTAATGGTAATGACTTAAAGAAATTAGGTTACAAACCGGGTCCACAATATCGACAAATGCTAGATGATTTACTCGCCGCAACATTAGATCGTGTGGTTAAAAACCAAGCAGAAGCAGAAGCATTTTTATCCGAAAATTATTAGACAATCTTTGTTAAGAAAATGTAGAGACCTTGCATACAATGTCTCTACATTTTCACTTTGAACTGTAAATAACACCTTAAATTAAATCTGGGTCGATATTTAACTCCCGCAGTTTTGCCGCTAAACGTTCTGCCTTTTGTTGTGCTTGTTGTGCATTTTGTTGTGCTTGTTGTGCTGCTTCTTCTGGTGTCGGGACTATTTCCCCATCTGCTGTGAAAAATCGCAATAGTCCCTGATGAATTCCCAAATACAACCCTAATTGTTGACTCCACAAATGTCCTTGTTCATTCGCTTGCAGAGGTTCATACTTGCCATCTACTAAATGAAAACCTGCAAATTCTAAGGTGTAGGGATCAAACTAAAAATAATCAGGCGTGCGAAAGGTATCTTGATATATTTCTTTTTTTAAACATCTGTCAGTATTTGCAGTTGAATCTGATAGAATCTCTAAAATAAAATGGGGATATTTGCCGTCTTCTTCCCAGACTACCCAACTTTTGCGAGTTTTGCGTTCTGTTCCCAACACTACGAAAAAGTCAGGACCCCGAAAGTATTCTGACTTGCGTTGGTGGGGACTATAATAAATCGTCAGGTTTCCTGCTGCATAAAAATCATTTCTCTCTCGCCACAGCAATTCTAAGCAGGTTAACAGCAAGATAATTTGTCTGAGATGCAGTTCTGTTTCCAAGGGAGGCTCGTCACTGTATAAATCACCAGGGGGAAATGTCACATCTGGACAGATGCCTGTTTGAGATTCTAATTCTGGAGCTATGGTCATAGAATGTATACGGCATCAAGTGTTTATGGGTTTATTTTAGCAGTGTTCTAGGAGGCGATAAGTAAAGCTTAAGCCTACGGCTATCGCTAGC carries:
- a CDS encoding GNAT family N-acetyltransferase is translated as MYNYLILENKTAASYENLTYPIFRTRLKTLDSDESIIALAVNLDSKPIGLALAEILTVENKKIASILSLFVVPEHRGCTIGKNLLIHIEDILRQQACSLISVIYVNNSTNPYWEKILKQLNWSTPQIRRFICSGSIINIKDAAWLKVANALSPKYTIFPWVKLTKQERDLIQRQQAVANWYPEELSPWEEEEKIEPLNSLGLRFQDQVIGWIVTHRITIDTIRYNRLFVRQDLEPLGLGGVLLAKAIQLQLESMKDSKAVFVVNTNNTPMVKFLHRRLAPYLDSLRQSWESFKVLD
- a CDS encoding class IIb bacteriocin, lactobin A/cerein 7B family; this translates as MPDIKINNLQPMAEYEELSDLELESVVGGIGPFAFVALFAAAACFLREKHEL
- a CDS encoding GTPase — encoded protein: MSLSTTDQINYQFLLLTHMVCADGQIHSEESKALQDLGQQAKMGTRTLEEMEKILNQDKGFISLEEVARHIPTKEKSEAIRQILAIAYVDGYCSPSEKEMVNYVAKIWNWSDTEITNLLEGAKKFSTVQNIYSDIEKYELSVGARLLKGVDSLLSRAIVDNLTQIAPKNLGDKVKKLRKEILLSGAEYEKATQKCKSIATEDYKYTDNSLHIAYTTLENLVENIQQTTESIHKTTSNKGQANTAKEVAQQLEVTKNALSAEVIKKLEGVRESLRSKQRALNYFSIAFMGKTKAGKSTLHAIITGDGWEAIGVGKQRTTRLNRVYEWKNIRIIDTPGIGAPGGASDEEIAERIIEESDVICYVVTNDSVQETEFKFLELLKEKAKPLIILLNIKNNLRDQRRLDYFLQDPDKLFVMDSSSGLGGHIERIRRYAKNHYANDYFDIIPVMLLAAQMSQEPEHQDNQEKLFQGSHIQELLDAIRVSLAEHGVIRRSQTLLGSTVSAIETPNEWVNEQIKVYQDLINNLKNMRDKFQKDIAKAARKNHEYLFQQIKTTFKEVFDIIQPFAEENWNVEQSQLNSKLKDKPEILNIEGKLNIAFKECEEKFNKDVQEILREIGNELQNIARLKFGNVNLNEQDSIPYKDMLRFSGKLLGVLGASAFLFAAPVGIFLGVTGACLHLISNFLKSEEQKRREAVENIRNSLNNQFKSELEKTLKNAEESFSKYSKDVESNISNYFNELIESLEVIIKHLENTQNKLDGCAENLNRAYAKRIVDWCADKYEPLTDEGILTTIAQVDRDFGRNIKIQTKSEFKSKRFQKIINQVLQEDISIISVKSSEQTFGNLQHKT
- a CDS encoding GTPase; protein product: MVQNNIVFNAAEIANKFSEASRRFDNILVEAKHPELTAIRHKLHDETNKYRENGMMTVAFIGQYNAGKSTTISALTGKRDIKIDSDIATDKTTSYDWNGIKLIDTPGLFTDRKDHDDITYDAINKADLLVFSLTYMLFDSITVENFKKLAYEKGYRWKMMLLINKMSDEAGDEAQKIANYRQSLADALKPHSLDEFPVCFIDAKDYCEGIDQKEDFLIDISRFPTFIDALNNFVKSRATLARYDTPVRIILATLDEAQLSFTRNSNQDTAFLEVMARLSRTVRKERERLRIKFNSIALAMSSAISQEGIKLAYSVGTMTQEDFEKLNHQTELNVEKHYTDATEQLKNLVESAIKEISQEVEEVLQSNLVQTFITCLDNTERLSAKNVNNNISIEHLQNQVKSLQQIGELLGVHWEKFTAGRVAASGQGFLNASNVAGSNLHHVVYGVGKFIGVDFKPWQAVGIAKEFANFAMFLAPIIAVVGVLADFHAMQQEAERQEKMAEARREITSYFMSVAKSLENQIDSIFRDVDLQIYGEIDKQIFAARQHEENAIALSNTWVKQLTQIRQDFESILRYINQVMENHQA
- a CDS encoding glutamate-5-semialdehyde dehydrogenase — encoded protein: MTVPPLDDSPEPMKSAKRAYQASLKLGTTKGTDRSRAVLAMAQALEQSFDDILEANTLDLEASREMAVPELILDWLKLTPTRLETTVEILQRLGELSDPLRRVRNADYQPEDSQSYSQLMPLGVIGFIYEAFPDLGAIAAALCIKTGNSIILKGSTEASHSNAAISEVLQHALAEVGLPAGCIELITAEHGASIRDLVTQDQYVNLAIPYGRSSLVQQVMRQATCPVLKSAMGNCYLYWSLNGSLEMVRWMIIDSHDSEPDPVNAIEKVLIHRQAMPSSLAVLWNSLKEKGFELKGDAELVEAFPQLQLAKDNEWGCAYLTKTVAFKLVDSLEGAIAWINQYSSGHADSIATESYQESRQFALGVHSASTYINTSPRFSRNPSRGDSVFLGMSNQKGHRRGFISLETLTTAKHIIQGNGRF